Genomic segment of Candidatus Cloacimonadota bacterium:
AAAACGAACAGCTCGAGATGGCAAAAGCAAATTATTTAGAAGCCTGTGCATTGGCATCAGAAGATGATCCTAATTATACTATTTTCCAAGACAACCTGGAAAGAGTAAAAGAACTGCTTAAATAGGATATAGAAACTAGGGTTTAGGGGTAAGAGAAAAAACACGCTGTTTGACGCTGATAAATAAAATAAATTGTTGAATATAGATTAACAACTCATGAATTCTGATTCCTGTCTACTGACTCCTGATTTCTGACTTCTGAATTCTGATTTCCGATTTATCTGTTCAGTACCTACTTCATCATTGGATATTCCTTGTTGGATATTGAATGTTGTTATTTTTCTTGACAAACAATCCGCCAACTTGTTTTAGTTGCATATTAGTTTGCAACGCAAACTTGTTTTAATAATTTCACGGAGGTCATAATGACACAAAACTTTGATGTAAACGAAGCTCGAAGAAAAGCAGTACGTTCCCTGCATCAGGATGGTGTGGTGGATATCATGTGGGGTTTTATCTGCCTGGTTGTCGGACTATACCTGTATTTTAATGTTATGCGCGATGTAAATCTTATCATGCTGGTTATACTGCCATCAGTGCTTGTCGGTCCCATTGGAACGAATCTGCGCAAGCGGTTCACCTATCCCCGCATCGGGTATGTGGACATCCGCACAAGCCAGCGTATGGCAATGTTTCTTCTTGCAGGAGCGACTTTGTTTGGAGCAGGTGTGTTCTTTCTGTTTGCACGGAATATTATCACCATTCCTTCCGGATTCTTCAGAGCATTGCCGGTTATCATCCTTGCAGGAATTGGTCTATTTTTCTTCTATTTCGCCAATCGTTATCAATTTAAAAGGTATTATTTTTATGGGCTTGCAGTAATTGCAGGAATCGCACTGGTATTTTTACTCAAGCAGCCCATGCTGGTCAATTTCATCTATTCCCTGTTCCTCATCGCAGCAATCATGATACCTGTTGGTATTTATACGCTCGCAAAATTCATCGCAACCAATCCGATACTCACTGAACAGTCCGAAGAATTCAAAGACAGTGAAGCACAGCGCAAAAGCTTTTCTTTTGTGTACCAGGATGGCTGGGACGAGATTTACCTTGGACTGAATTTCCTCGTGTGGGTTATCGCATATCTTATATTTAAGCAGTTCGGGACAGTTTCTTTGTATGTACTGCTCATCGTTCCACCGGTCATTTTTGCGCTTCTCACCTTTTCCGCGCGTAAAAGATCAACGTTCACTAAAATGGAAGATACTGAGATCAATAGTCTAGTTAAGGGCAGGAGTTTTTTGCGGAATTTCATGGTCATGTTTTTGGTCAACCTTGCAGGTCTTGCTGTGTTTTCTGTTCGTGGAATTGCAGAATCGGCAGCCAAAGAATTCGGTCTCATACCTGCGGTCATGTTCATCTGTCTCGGGCTGTACTATCTTATTATTGCCACGATGTACAAGACAAAGCGTTTCTTTTTCGCCAGTGCCATTGCGTTCATCTGCAACCTGCTATATATGTTCGACCTTGTACCGACTTCGACCTTTATTATCGGTTCTGCTGTTCTGGCGCTGACATTGTTACTCACTGGGTGGTCCGGCAAAGATGAATACGCAAAGAAGCTGAAGTAGGAAAGGAGTTTACATGGCAGATACAACATCAGATAATTCCTTTCATGCGCTTTCAGACATCGACAAGCTGGTCCACGAACCTGCCCGGCTCATGATTCTCTCCTATCTCTCGGTGATCAATAGTGCGGACTTCACTTTTTTGATGAAGCAGACAGAACTGACGCGTGGCAATCTTTCGAGCCACATCAGCAAGCTGGAAGAAGCCGGTTACGTGAAGGTCAGCAAGGAATTTGTGGACAAGATCCCACGCACCCTTATTCGTATAACCACCAAAGGAAAAAATGCCCTTAAAAAATATCGCGACAAAATGCAAAATGTGATCGATTCAATTTCCTGATATGGAGGATACCATGAAAACAAAAGAACTGCAGATCGGTGACCGTGCTCCCGATTTTACGCTAAAAAATCAGAGCGAAGAGGACGTATCTCTTAGTGAGTATGCCGGATCATGGTTGGTGCTTTATTTCTATCCTAAAGATAATACATCCGGCTGTACGCTGGAAGCAAAGGAGTTCACCTGCCTGGTGGATGACTTCAGCGACCTTAATGCAATGGTGATCGGCGTGAGTAAGGACTCAATAAAGAGTCATAATAATTTCATCGAGAAACACGATCTCGGTTTCGAATTGTTGAGTGATCCCGAACATGAGGTCATGGAAAAATACGGTGTTTGGCAGATCAAGAAGCTGTATGGACGAATGTTCATGGGAGTAGTTCGCAGTACGTTTTTGATAAGCCCTGAGGGTGAGATCGCACACGTATGGTATAAAGTCAAAGCCAAAGGACACGCGGAAAAAGTGCTCGAGACACTCAAGGAGCTACAGACAGAATAGTTCATGTCATCACACCTAATCCCGCTCTATAAGAATTGGCATAAAGCATACTTTGTAAAGCGTCCGAATCGGTTTGTTGTGGAGTTGATCCTCGACGGAAAGCCGATCCGTGCGTGGGTACCTAATACAGGAAGGATGGCTGAATTCTGTTTTGAGGGACATCCTTTTTATGTGACAAAAGTGCCAATGCCGAAGTTCCAGTACAAGATTATCGGTACTGAATATCAGGCAGAATTGGTTTTTCTCGATACGATCCGGGTGAATCATGTGGTGCAGTTGCTTATTGAGAATCATGCGATTCCCGAATTATCTGATTTTGTTGCATTGCGAAGAGAAGCAACATACGGTAATTCTCGTTTTGATTTTGAAATGACGCATGGTGATGGAAACCAGAGTCTGATTGAAGTCAAATCTTGCACACTGTGTCACAACGGTATGGCAATGTTTCCTGATGCACCGACAGATCGGGGAAGAAAACATCTTGCCCATCTGGAACAACTTGCTGCGGAAAAATGTAATGTGTACAATCTCTTTTTGATCACCACAATGCAGGCGCAGGTATTCCTTACAAATTATCATGTGGATCTGGCGTATGCACAGAAAATGCTGGCAGCAAAGAATATCGCATTTCTTGCGTACAAGATTGGATTTGATGATCCGATCACACTCAATATTTCAAAGACCAAACCTGTCGAGATCGATTTGAAATCAACAAAGAGGAATGCTGTTGACAAAGGATCGTATGTACTTGTATTGCAGAACGATACAGATTTTTCTAAACAGATTGGATTGCTTGGTGAAGTGTTTTTTAAAAAGGGATATTATGTGTATGTCGGTTCTGCGATGAATATATTGGACGCAAGGATCAGTCGGCACTATCGTTCAAGGAAAAAGGTGCACTGGCATCTGGACTATGTGACACCAAAACCGATGAAAATAATCAAGTCATATCCCATTCGTTCGTCGGTTCCGTTGGAGCAGGAAATTGTAAAGTGTATCAGTAATATCGCAGATGGATTCATCAAAAGCTTTGGTGCGAGTGATTCAAAGGAACGATCGCATCTTTTGTATTTCAAGGATAATCCAATACATAACCAAAATTTTTATAATGTTATTATGAATTTCAGACATATCAGTAAATTATAATTTTCATGCAATCTTGGTCTTTTATTTGGTTCTTTATTTCGAATGAATGTAAAACGTTATAAAGAAAAACTTAACAAACATTCGCTATATTTTTGAAATGTAAAAAAAAAATTAAGGTTTCATAAATTATGCAATATCGAAAACTATGCGGTCATACAGTTTCAGTACTGGGATTCGGAGCTATGCGTCTGCCCGTCATCGATGGAGATTCCAAAAAAATCGATACCGAGGAAGCAGAAAAAATGCTGAATTATGCTCTCGAGCATGGAGTAAACTACATCGACACTGCTTATCCCTATCATGGTGGTGAAAGCGAGAAATTCATCGGGAAATACCTACAAAAGCGTGGAAACCGAAAGGATATTTTTCTCGCCACAAAACTTCCTGCGTGGTTTGTTAACGAACAAAGTGATATGGATAAGGTTTTCAATGAACAGATTGAAAGACTTCAAACTGATTACTTCGATTTTTACTTATTACATGCTTTGAATGGAAAATCATGGGAAAAGCTAAAAGAAATGGGAACGCTGGAATGGTGCGAAAAGAAAAAGCACGAAGGTCGTATTAAGCATATTGGTTTTTCTTTTCATGATCACTTTCATGTATTCAAACAAATCATACAGGATTATGATAAATGGGAATTTTGCCAGATTATGTACAATTACATGGATACGAAATACCAGGCAGGTCGCAAAGGTCTCAAACTTGCACGAAAAAAGAAGATTGATGTGATCGTCATGGAACCAATCCGGGGTGGATTGCTTGCAAAAGAACCTCCGCTTGAAATACAGAAACTCTGGCAAAAATTCACCAACGAGATGACCTATGCAGACGGTGCACTACAATGGGTCTGGCATCATAAAGAAATTCCTCTTGTATTAAGTGGTATGACGACCTTGAAGCAGGTCCAAGAAAACGTTCAAAGTGCGGATAAAGCACAATTTGATTTCTTTTCAGATGAAGAAATGCATTTATTCCAGAAGATCAGGAGAACATATCACAAGAGATCCCCTATACGTTGTACATCATGTAAATATTGCGAACCGTGTCCGCAGGGAGTCGCTATCTCATCATGCCTTGGTGCATATATGCAGAGTAAGATCTATGATGATATGGAGCGTTCGGTTATGATGTATAATAACTTCATTAAAGAGGAGAATCGTGCAGATAAATGCATAGAATGTGGTGAATGTGAGAAAAAATGTCCTCAGAAAGTTCCAATCATCAAATCATTGAAAGAAGCCCATAAGCTGTTGAGTAGATAGATATGAAAATGGGTTCCCGATGAGACTCGGTTCGCAACACACCCCGTTTCACGACAAATCGGGATCCACCACTCTTATTAGAGGGGAATATAACTATTTCTCGACTAATCGACCTTTTACATACTTATGAAGCACACTTGCGATCAAAGTTTGATAAGGTATTCCTTCTGCGAGAGATTTCGCTTTTAACTCATTAACTACTTTTTCTGAAAGACGGATATTAATACGCTTATTTTTCAGGAATGTATTTCTTGCAGCTTCCGTGAGTGCTTTTTTCTTATTCTGTATATCATCGACTGGGAGCCATTCACCCTTTTCAAAGGAATCTAAGACTTCTCTTTCATATTTATCCATATCTAACCTTCTTATGTATCTAAATATAGTTTCGTTGCCTTGCGGCTTGGTATTATCGTTTTAAGAAATATTTCTTCTTCTTTCTCCACATAAGGAACAAGATAGGCATAGCGGTTACACTCGATAATCATGACCTTCTGATCAGGATATTTTTCCCTATTAGGATGTTCAACTATATCCAAGATTTTATCATTCTCAATTTGGACAACTATTTCTTCGAATGAGATTTTCCTTTCCGCTTTCAATTGCTCATTCTTTTTTTCATTCCACGAGAAATATTTCATGACAAAAATGTATTACGCGTGTGCCTTTTGTCAACCTTTTCGTTAATTGTGTTCTCAAGAGTAACTTTCGACTAATTGAAACAGTTTTAAAGCTTCTAATATTTCATCATTTAGAAAATATTTTTCCCGCATAATAAGAAAATACGTTAAGAAATTTTTGAATGAAGCGTGAAGAATGAAAATCTGTTTGAGTGCCGACTGATCGGTGCGAGTTATTTTCTTTTAGCTGAATGAATAAACTTTCAGTATTTTCTTGATCAGCTGGTGACTCTTTTGGTTCGTTTTCTCATCATGGAGAAAATGAACAAATAAATATTCTTGACTCCAAATTCCCTATATATTGCAAGTAATGACACACTCCGTCCACTAATTTGCGGACACCCCTCTTTTGAAATGGGGTTTATTCATTTCTTAATTATTTTATTCTTATTTTTCTCTGTGTGCTCTGCGTGCCGCGTCGTCGTGAAACAGAGACAGGTGGTTTGATCTGCATCACTAAATTTACTATCAATAAACAACCCAGCACAAGAATACTTGTTTTGAACCCAAGAACCGGAAACAGCAATACTCCGACGATCAATCCTCCCGCCATGGAACCAAGACTGTCTAAAAAGTAGAATGAACTTCCACTTCGAATGCTCTCTTTCTGATACTTTACATCCAGTAGCCTGGACAGAATACTCCCTTCCAGAAATGCAAATAATAGATTGAAAAATAAATATATCACTCCGGGTATCAATGCATCAAAAAGGAGCCAGATCAATCCGGCTAAAACGATATTTATGATATACAGCCACAAAATATTCATTCGAATTTTCTTACGAAATATAAATCCTGCAGTCAGCCCGATCATGAAAATTGAGGTGAACAAAAATATCATGAAATAGACATTTCCAAACTGCATCTGGAAGAGATTGAGGAGTACAAGCTGCATGACAAAATTCACTAAGCTGATCAAAAAGACCTGCATATCTATCCTGGTTTGAGATTGAATATTCAGCTTAGAAGCGCTGAAAGAAAGCAGAAGAATAATCAGCAAACTTACCACAAAGAGTAATCCACTATGTGCTTTCATCCATGAGAGAACAGAACTTATATTCATATCAAGAATACTCGTCCAAACCGATACTGCAGAGAGATACGCAACAGGATCGGAGATTGTGTTCAACTCCCCTTTCCCTTCAACCGATCTGAAAAACTGCTGTAAACGCAATGGATTGCATCGCTCAAATATGACTGCGGCATTGAACCATTCAGACTGATGCTCCTGCGCACGGAACTGGAGTTCCAGAACATTATTTGTGAGTACATCTGCATCGCTTCCTATGAAGATATTTTTAATAGATGGGATCACGAGTGTATAAGGAAATATTCGGGAAAAAGTCTCCCACACCGATGCATTGAGCTGTTCAAGTTCAGGAGTCATAAAATTTGCTCCACTATTTAGTGTGATCGCTAGCAGGGATGATTTATGTAAGAAATGCTCCTGCGCAAGCCGGAAGAACTCCAATGTATAATACCGGTTCAGCAGCAGTGAAGTCGGGTCAGGCACATCCACAAAAATCACATCATATTTTTCTAAAGCGGTCCGCAAATAATGGACAGGATCATCCTGGATATACTGTACATCCGGATGGTGAGGTGCAAAGGCGATCATGTTATTATCCAGTTCAAGATAGTCGATATATTCTAAGGATTCGTACTTTGTGATTTCAGAAATGAATCCGTTGAGCATACCTCCTACAAGGAGTACTTTTTGTGCATCAGGATTCTGCATCATCACGAAATTCACCATCTGTGCTGCATACTCTTGGTTATCAGTATGTGCAAAAAGTTCCCCGTTCCAGTAATAATTCATCTGCTGGTTTTCAGTTGTGACATCCAATCTTCCATATTTTGAATCCCGTGAAAACTGTAGTTCCTGGGGATAATATTTTCCAGTATAAAAATTCATAAAAAACGGTTCTGCAAAGAACGCAGCGACCACAAAAATCCCCATAGGAACAAAGAGATACCTCTTATTCGATATCATGAACAGTATGATGAAGTTGATCATTCCAACGAGAAGGAGCAAACGGATATGAGGTAGGAAGAGAATTCCGATTGCAAAGATAATCCCACCGAATATAATCCCAACACTTTCATAAATATACCCTTCATGCACTGGTTCTTTCAAATCTTGAATATATAAACAAAGTAAAGGAAACAATGCTCCGAGGACCAGGCATGCAGGAGTCAGAATTATAAGAGCAATAAGAAAAATATTCCCAATGCTGAACATCTCGCCCGAAATGATCGTGAACGCATTCCCGAAAAACCGAATGCCGAAGAATTGTAGGATCAGGAAAGCCGAAAGAAGTAAAAATCCCGCTGATATCCATCTCTCAATATTTTTTTTGTTGAGAAGATACTTACCGAGTAAACTACCAACTGCGATCATCAGCAGCCACAAGGAAAGATAGATTGAAAACACGATCTCGTTTCCCTGCACTTCGATGAGCAACTCTCTTAACAAAACTGTCTGCCCGATGAGTGACGAAATGCCAAGTCCTATGAAAAGCAGCAATTTCTTATGCATGTGTAATATTATTCAAACTCACCAAAGATGTCATATCCGCAATATTCACATTTACCGTCCTTAATATGCATGTCCAGCAAACTGAAACCGTACCGATCGATGATCTTCTTTCCGCAGTTCGGACAGTATGTATCTTCGGATGCACTGATAATATTTCCTAAGTAGATATATTTCAATCCAACTTCTTTTGCTATTTCATACGCCATCTCAAGAGTTTTGACCGGGGTCGGTGGTCGGTTCGTCAGTTTGAATTGCGGTGAAAATCTTGAGAAATGAAGCGGGTATTCTGTACCTATCGTATCTTTCAACCACACGCACATTTCTCGTATCATGTCAGGATCGTCATTGGCATCAGGAATAACCAAGTTTGTAATTTCAAAATACAGATCTTCTTCTTTGCATATCTCAATCGTTTTAAGAACCGGCTCGAGTGTGCCTGTCGTATAAGTTGAATAAAAATCTTCGGAATATCCCTTCAGGTCTATATTGGCAGCATCGAGGTATGGGATGAGCTGCCGGAGCGGTTCTTCATTAATATAACCGCAGGTCACCCACACGGTTTTGATGCCGTTTTCATGTGCACACTTTGCAATATCTATCATATACTCATAAAAAACTGTCGGTTCTGTATACGTAAAGGCAATGCTTTCGCAGTTATATTCTTTAGCCAGTTCGACAATCTCTTCAGAAGTTGCATTATACGATTGCACTTCACCGGGATTTGATTGAGAGATCGTCCAGTTCTGGCAAAAATTGCACCTGAGATTGCACCCCACTGTTGCAAGAGAAAGGATATTCGAACCCGGGTAAAAATGATAGAGAGGTTTCTTCTCGATAGGATCGATATTTACGGAAACAGGTTTGTTATATACCAGTGAGTAAAGTTTACCATCTATGTTTTTTCGGACGCGACAAAGACCGGTTAAACCTTCTGGAAGGTAGCATCTATTCGGACACAGTGTGCACTGAACAGAGCCGTCATCATTCTTTGCATAGAATTGCGCTTCTCTTAAAAGCTCTAAACCACGCGATGATCCGAGCAGGAATATTGAAAGCAAAACCAAGCCGGTAATGAGTGCACATTTCTTCATAAATTGATTCGACCATTTGCTGTATATCTGTCAATAAAATGTTTTCAATCTGGAATTATGGAGTTGATCTTTTTGTTTGCCATACAACTCGCGACTCAAAAGCCGTTGATATGTAAATATAATGAAAGCGATAATGCGCATTATCGCCTTCACTTTTTTTATTCGTGTATTTAATAATTAGAACTTGAACAGACCGTCCAGCAGATCCTTCGCCTGATTTTGCAGCACATTTCCAAGAATATCTTCGTCCTCACCAATGAGATCATCGAGTACAACAAACTCTTTATTGAAACGTGATTTCTGTTCATCGAACATCGCCTGCAGTTTTCTCTGCTGCTTCTGAATTTCCTGGTTCAGTTGATCTTTATATTTCTGTAATTCCTTATCCACTTTTGCACGGAGTTCCTGTTTTGCGAGATCAAGCTCCTGTTGGAATACATCCTTTGCAGCATTGGTCAGCATTTTATCAAGATTGCTGGTGAGTGTGAACTGAAGAGGTTGTTCCCTTTCCTGCCACAGTTTAGCTTTGAAGTCAATAGTAGTAATCGAAGCTGCCAGATTCTCACTAATACGCACCAATCGCTTATCCATATCCTGATTCCTGGGTGATGGAGTAAACTGCACTTTATCTGCAACAAAATCAATCCTTGTTTCAAACTCTGGACGATGCAATAACATTCTCGCATCGATTTTTCCAGAGCCACTCTCAAGTCTACTCGGCAGCAGAGGAGTATTGCTAAGCTGGATATTCTTCATCGGAAGATTGCTCATCAATATGGTAAGTTTCTCTTCACTCTGCTCAAAACGGTAATCAAAAGTCAGTTCAATATCGAGCTGTGCATTATCCTGACGAATCGCCTTCGCAGCAAGTACTGTTGGGGCATCGATCAATTTCTGGTCGCTTGTGATATTTGATACTACACCGGAGAATGCAGATCCGGTTTCTGTTGTACTTGAAAAATCGATCTTCTTTATCCAGAAGGATGGAAACATGGTTCCCGGCTTAGGCGGATACGTGATATTTTGACCTGTCGATCTGGGCTTCTTTTCTTTCTTGGGCTTACCGTCTTTTTTCAGTTTATCCAGAATTGCTTTCCCTTTGCCGACATACTCAATGACTTTGTTCACCTTATCGATAACCTGTGTGCCAAATACGATCTTCCCCATATTCTCTGTTGAAAGATCCGGGAGTTTTGCATATGACAGAACCTTGTTCTTATCCTGATCGATCCAGTACGTTACCTCGCCGCCAAGGTTCTGCACAAGCCGCGAGTCATTATTGATGGCAAGCTGAATATCATCATATTGTTTCTTGTACCCATTTGCCTTATCGATAATCGTCTTGATGGTTGCCAGTGCTTGTTCTGCATCCTGTACAGTCTTGATATTGTTGATATCTAAGCTCTTTACCTGTGCTTCAAGTTCTTTAACATCTTCCTGATCCGGAAGATCTTCGATACGCTTTTCCCATTCATCATACTTCTGCTCATAGAGCAGTATGAGCGAATCTACTTTCTGCGGTGTCTTCATATCAGCCATTGCCATCAGACTGTCCACATTGAAGTCCTTATTAAATTGATCCAAATTCAAGACAGGCATTTGCTTCATTTCATCTTTGATCCCTAACTCAATATCCTTAATAAATTTCGGAGATTCCTTCTTTTCTCCCTCTTCTTTCTTCTTTGGTTGCCACTTTTTAGGAAGCGATCCATCAGTCGTCCGCTCTGTATTGAAGGCAACATCACTCATCTGCAGGTTCTCAATCACGAATTTCTTCTTAAGAAGCGGAGCAAATGCAAGATTGAACTCCGTGAATCCGGATTCAAAAGAGTTCTCCCACACATTATCAGGATTCGTTACCCGCAGTCTATCCCATGATAATCGTAAGCTGAAAAGTGAGAAATCCAGTCCGTCAAATTCAACCTTTGCTCCAACCATCTTGCTGCCAATCATCTCCATCTGTTTCTCAAGCCAGCTATCCGTGAATATGAGAGAAATAACGACAATAA
This window contains:
- a CDS encoding transcriptional regulator — translated: MADTTSDNSFHALSDIDKLVHEPARLMILSYLSVINSADFTFLMKQTELTRGNLSSHISKLEEAGYVKVSKEFVDKIPRTLIRITTKGKNALKKYRDKMQNVIDSIS
- the bcp gene encoding thioredoxin-dependent thiol peroxidase, with the protein product MKTKELQIGDRAPDFTLKNQSEEDVSLSEYAGSWLVLYFYPKDNTSGCTLEAKEFTCLVDDFSDLNAMVIGVSKDSIKSHNNFIEKHDLGFELLSDPEHEVMEKYGVWQIKKLYGRMFMGVVRSTFLISPEGEIAHVWYKVKAKGHAEKVLETLKELQTE
- the sfsA gene encoding DNA/RNA nuclease SfsA, giving the protein MSSHLIPLYKNWHKAYFVKRPNRFVVELILDGKPIRAWVPNTGRMAEFCFEGHPFYVTKVPMPKFQYKIIGTEYQAELVFLDTIRVNHVVQLLIENHAIPELSDFVALRREATYGNSRFDFEMTHGDGNQSLIEVKSCTLCHNGMAMFPDAPTDRGRKHLAHLEQLAAEKCNVYNLFLITTMQAQVFLTNYHVDLAYAQKMLAAKNIAFLAYKIGFDDPITLNISKTKPVEIDLKSTKRNAVDKGSYVLVLQNDTDFSKQIGLLGEVFFKKGYYVYVGSAMNILDARISRHYRSRKKVHWHLDYVTPKPMKIIKSYPIRSSVPLEQEIVKCISNIADGFIKSFGASDSKERSHLLYFKDNPIHNQNFYNVIMNFRHISKL
- a CDS encoding aldo/keto reductase → MQYRKLCGHTVSVLGFGAMRLPVIDGDSKKIDTEEAEKMLNYALEHGVNYIDTAYPYHGGESEKFIGKYLQKRGNRKDIFLATKLPAWFVNEQSDMDKVFNEQIERLQTDYFDFYLLHALNGKSWEKLKEMGTLEWCEKKKHEGRIKHIGFSFHDHFHVFKQIIQDYDKWEFCQIMYNYMDTKYQAGRKGLKLARKKKIDVIVMEPIRGGLLAKEPPLEIQKLWQKFTNEMTYADGALQWVWHHKEIPLVLSGMTTLKQVQENVQSADKAQFDFFSDEEMHLFQKIRRTYHKRSPIRCTSCKYCEPCPQGVAISSCLGAYMQSKIYDDMERSVMMYNNFIKEENRADKCIECGECEKKCPQKVPIIKSLKEAHKLLSR
- a CDS encoding antitoxin, which encodes MDKYEREVLDSFEKGEWLPVDDIQNKKKALTEAARNTFLKNKRINIRLSEKVVNELKAKSLAEGIPYQTLIASVLHKYVKGRLVEK
- a CDS encoding BrnT family toxin; the encoded protein is MKYFSWNEKKNEQLKAERKISFEEIVVQIENDKILDIVEHPNREKYPDQKVMIIECNRYAYLVPYVEKEEEIFLKTIIPSRKATKLYLDT
- the amrS gene encoding AmmeMemoRadiSam system radical SAM enzyme, producing the protein MKKCALITGLVLLSIFLLGSSRGLELLREAQFYAKNDDGSVQCTLCPNRCYLPEGLTGLCRVRKNIDGKLYSLVYNKPVSVNIDPIEKKPLYHFYPGSNILSLATVGCNLRCNFCQNWTISQSNPGEVQSYNATSEEIVELAKEYNCESIAFTYTEPTVFYEYMIDIAKCAHENGIKTVWVTCGYINEEPLRQLIPYLDAANIDLKGYSEDFYSTYTTGTLEPVLKTIEICKEEDLYFEITNLVIPDANDDPDMIREMCVWLKDTIGTEYPLHFSRFSPQFKLTNRPPTPVKTLEMAYEIAKEVGLKYIYLGNIISASEDTYCPNCGKKIIDRYGFSLLDMHIKDGKCEYCGYDIFGEFE
- a CDS encoding TIGR03545 family protein codes for the protein MRVKGIIFLLVLAIIIVVISLIFTDSWLEKQMEMIGSKMVGAKVEFDGLDFSLFSLRLSWDRLRVTNPDNVWENSFESGFTEFNLAFAPLLKKKFVIENLQMSDVAFNTERTTDGSLPKKWQPKKKEEGEKKESPKFIKDIELGIKDEMKQMPVLNLDQFNKDFNVDSLMAMADMKTPQKVDSLILLYEQKYDEWEKRIEDLPDQEDVKELEAQVKSLDINNIKTVQDAEQALATIKTIIDKANGYKKQYDDIQLAINNDSRLVQNLGGEVTYWIDQDKNKVLSYAKLPDLSTENMGKIVFGTQVIDKVNKVIEYVGKGKAILDKLKKDGKPKKEKKPRSTGQNITYPPKPGTMFPSFWIKKIDFSSTTETGSAFSGVVSNITSDQKLIDAPTVLAAKAIRQDNAQLDIELTFDYRFEQSEEKLTILMSNLPMKNIQLSNTPLLPSRLESGSGKIDARMLLHRPEFETRIDFVADKVQFTPSPRNQDMDKRLVRISENLAASITTIDFKAKLWQEREQPLQFTLTSNLDKMLTNAAKDVFQQELDLAKQELRAKVDKELQKYKDQLNQEIQKQQRKLQAMFDEQKSRFNKEFVVLDDLIGEDEDILGNVLQNQAKDLLDGLFKF